A window from Anaerolineae bacterium encodes these proteins:
- the rpoN gene encoding RNA polymerase factor sigma-54: MYFQTTVDVQPSITPQAIIANTLLQMSAAELEQAVSEALAENPALEMPSPIVCPRCGSPLANGTCPLCTAHGRNATIRRDDEGWWNEDSRWQTRNVPIGEEEDFDPLALVAAETTLADHLQLQVAPLLEPGEEEVATFIIDSLDERGYFTLSLEETAHHLGCDTDLVERVLAKIQSLDPPGVGARSVQECLLIQLAQLENPNGHAAKARRMISECWDSLSRLSLDAIARQLKYSESEISEAIEFIGRNLNPFPANANWSGPGPRHDSTAVRPDIIVRRRPSDGTYEIEIPDSRKYRLRVNGLYQQMARDLRAGNCRATFGEAEHLREHLAQARLFINCVRQRWQTLERIALVLVDLQEDFLEKGYRYLKPLTRSELADIVGVHESTVGRAVANKSIMLPNGRIIPLSDMFDGSLAVKCVIEEIVLQESEPLSDQRIADLLQQRGYDIARRTVAKYRDAVGIPPARVRSALRTRAWRPLWVPPEHAQAF, encoded by the coding sequence ATGTACTTTCAGACGACGGTGGATGTTCAGCCCTCCATCACGCCCCAGGCGATCATCGCCAACACCCTGCTACAGATGTCGGCGGCTGAGTTGGAGCAGGCGGTGAGCGAGGCGCTGGCAGAGAACCCCGCCCTGGAGATGCCATCTCCCATCGTCTGCCCTCGCTGTGGCTCTCCCCTCGCCAACGGGACCTGCCCTCTCTGCACTGCTCACGGCCGTAATGCCACCATCCGGCGCGATGACGAGGGGTGGTGGAATGAGGACTCGCGCTGGCAGACGCGCAATGTCCCCATCGGGGAAGAGGAGGATTTCGACCCCCTCGCCCTGGTCGCCGCCGAGACCACTTTGGCGGACCATCTGCAGCTCCAGGTGGCGCCCCTGTTGGAGCCCGGCGAGGAAGAGGTAGCCACTTTCATCATAGACTCGCTGGACGAGCGCGGGTACTTTACCCTCTCCCTGGAGGAAACTGCCCATCACCTCGGCTGCGACACCGACCTGGTGGAGCGAGTCCTGGCCAAGATCCAGTCACTCGACCCGCCCGGGGTGGGCGCCCGGTCCGTCCAGGAGTGCCTACTGATCCAGCTGGCCCAGCTGGAGAACCCGAACGGGCATGCCGCCAAAGCTCGCCGAATGATCTCTGAGTGCTGGGATTCCCTTTCACGTCTCAGCCTGGACGCCATCGCCCGGCAGCTTAAGTACAGCGAGTCAGAGATCTCGGAGGCTATCGAGTTCATCGGCCGCAACCTGAATCCCTTCCCCGCCAATGCCAACTGGAGCGGTCCGGGACCGCGCCACGACTCGACAGCCGTGCGGCCTGATATCATCGTCCGTCGCAGGCCCTCCGATGGAACCTACGAGATCGAGATACCCGATAGCCGCAAGTACAGACTTCGGGTGAATGGACTGTACCAGCAGATGGCTCGCGACCTTCGGGCCGGGAATTGCCGGGCCACCTTTGGCGAAGCCGAGCACCTGCGAGAACACCTGGCCCAGGCCAGGCTGTTCATCAACTGCGTCCGTCAGCGATGGCAGACGCTGGAGCGCATCGCCCTCGTCTTGGTAGACCTTCAGGAGGACTTCCTGGAGAAGGGCTATCGGTACCTGAAGCCATTGACGCGCTCGGAACTGGCGGATATAGTCGGGGTACACGAGTCCACGGTAGGCAGGGCGGTGGCCAACAAGAGTATCATGCTCCCCAACGGCCGTATCATCCCCCTGTCGGATATGTTTGACGGTTCCCTGGCGGTGAAGTGCGTCATCGAGGAGATAGTGCTCCAGGAGAGCGAGCCTCTCAGCGATCAGAGGATAGCCGACCTGCTGCAGCAGCGTGGCTACGACATCGCCCGGCGCACGGTGGCGAAATACCGGGACGCCGTCGGCATTCCTCCGGCGAGGGTACGGTCCGCGCTCAGGACGCGAGCCTGGCGGCCTCTCTGGGTGCCGCCGGAGCACGCCCAGGCGTTCTGA
- a CDS encoding PAS domain S-box protein, with protein MARGLLASGTVLLVLALLGLGYLAQGNSVMVAPVGDPNWGHNPLTVAVGLQAVPLFYQAEGKPAGLLDDLFRQAPLGERSWLPTAVSERDAVAAVNAGAADLALLAITRGSPASGLGTSGPLLSHPASLLAPAPPLPPQALQGQRVAWSGPEGLTHALLRLGAEPVGTTSVADCLTRALDGGVVACAVDELVGAASVRQLGLGSQLAIVGDPIATIDYVLAWRPGDRAAPGIVSRWIGQVTANGLLESLRRRWLGMSPAGVERAGPSDTVVGLVVALAATGGTSLILGASNLALRRRVREERGPGSQAQGIHAALIEQSEDAMFVLDAGQLGILDANPRAYALTGYGPGELVGMRFQQLVPSRHRRLLRQAFLEDEAGGALPDVPLVHRDGTVATVSIRSRMVETDAGPVRLCVVRDVTEQRLMQREIRRLSEFAERVLDSIPDAVVTVNAAGYVTSANRAFIASLGLQEAPEGRHIDRVVPCHGFRLSQLVNAVAEGESREPEPVTVGREDGRDLAYSVTAAPMEEDGQVSGVVLVLSQPAEQSGSSAEYQRLAMLSTLGQVSGVLAHDIRNRVTGVHVGVQYLAEKFPQDDPRRRSMEFIRAETERVMEVVDDILMLIRPGKVERHSCRVSDILDRVIRAHAPLSQASKVQVTASMPASLPQINGDPVQLERALGNLVKNGIEAAPEGGRVRISVQAALSQSNGQPTSQVRISISDNGPGIPPNIRAKLFQPFVSEKLEGTGLGLSVAKRIIDEHGGCIEVDTSPNQGTTFTVVLPAVTERG; from the coding sequence ATGGCGAGGGGCTTACTCGCTTCTGGCACTGTCCTGCTCGTGCTGGCGCTGCTGGGCTTAGGCTACCTGGCCCAGGGCAATAGCGTCATGGTCGCCCCCGTCGGCGACCCCAACTGGGGGCACAATCCGCTCACCGTCGCTGTCGGGCTACAGGCTGTGCCTCTATTCTACCAGGCTGAGGGTAAGCCCGCTGGTCTCCTGGACGACCTCTTCCGTCAGGCGCCTCTGGGAGAGCGTTCCTGGCTCCCCACAGCAGTCTCGGAGAGAGATGCCGTGGCCGCCGTAAACGCTGGTGCCGCTGATCTCGCCCTCCTCGCCATCACGCGCGGCAGCCCGGCTTCCGGCCTGGGCACTTCGGGCCCCTTGCTCAGCCACCCGGCTTCGCTGCTTGCCCCGGCACCCCCGCTGCCTCCCCAGGCCCTTCAGGGCCAGAGGGTAGCCTGGTCCGGCCCTGAGGGGCTAACCCACGCCCTGCTCCGGCTAGGGGCAGAGCCCGTTGGCACCACGTCAGTGGCCGATTGCCTGACCCGGGCTCTGGACGGTGGTGTCGTGGCCTGTGCCGTCGACGAGCTTGTGGGCGCAGCGAGCGTCCGTCAGCTCGGCCTAGGAAGCCAGTTAGCTATCGTCGGCGATCCGATCGCCACCATAGACTACGTGCTGGCTTGGCGCCCGGGCGATCGGGCAGCCCCCGGCATCGTAAGCCGCTGGATAGGCCAGGTCACCGCCAACGGCCTGCTCGAGAGCCTGCGTCGGCGCTGGTTGGGCATGTCACCCGCGGGTGTGGAGCGCGCCGGCCCGAGCGACACCGTCGTGGGGTTGGTAGTGGCCCTGGCGGCCACGGGCGGAACCTCCCTCATTCTCGGTGCTTCCAATCTGGCCCTACGGCGGAGGGTCCGAGAGGAGCGAGGACCGGGCAGCCAGGCCCAAGGAATACATGCTGCCCTCATCGAGCAGTCCGAGGACGCCATGTTCGTGCTCGACGCGGGGCAGCTGGGAATCCTGGATGCCAACCCTCGGGCATACGCCCTCACCGGGTACGGGCCCGGCGAGCTCGTGGGCATGCGGTTTCAGCAGTTGGTCCCGTCGCGACACCGGCGCCTGCTGCGCCAAGCGTTCCTGGAGGACGAGGCTGGCGGCGCGCTGCCTGACGTGCCCCTGGTCCACCGCGACGGGACTGTGGCCACCGTCAGCATTCGCAGCCGAATGGTAGAAACCGATGCCGGACCGGTTCGCCTCTGTGTAGTCCGAGATGTGACGGAGCAGAGACTCATGCAGCGGGAGATCAGGCGGCTCTCGGAGTTCGCCGAGCGCGTCCTCGACAGCATACCGGATGCGGTGGTGACCGTGAATGCCGCCGGATACGTGACTTCCGCCAACCGCGCTTTCATCGCTAGCTTGGGCCTGCAGGAGGCGCCGGAGGGGCGGCACATTGATCGGGTCGTACCCTGCCATGGTTTCCGCCTCAGCCAGCTAGTGAACGCCGTAGCCGAGGGCGAGAGCCGCGAACCCGAACCTGTCACCGTCGGGCGCGAGGACGGGCGCGATCTGGCGTACTCCGTTACTGCCGCGCCGATGGAGGAGGACGGCCAAGTGTCGGGCGTGGTCCTGGTGCTGAGCCAGCCAGCGGAGCAGAGTGGCTCCAGCGCCGAATACCAGCGTCTGGCCATGCTCAGTACCCTGGGCCAGGTGTCAGGCGTGCTGGCCCATGACATACGCAACCGCGTCACCGGCGTGCACGTCGGGGTTCAGTATCTGGCCGAGAAGTTCCCCCAGGACGACCCGCGCCGGCGCTCCATGGAGTTCATCCGAGCCGAGACAGAGCGCGTCATGGAGGTCGTAGACGACATACTGATGCTCATCCGACCCGGCAAGGTCGAGAGGCACTCCTGCCGCGTGAGTGACATCCTGGACCGGGTCATCCGCGCCCATGCCCCTCTCAGCCAGGCCAGTAAGGTCCAAGTTACCGCCAGCATGCCGGCCTCGCTCCCCCAGATCAACGGAGATCCGGTGCAGCTGGAGAGAGCGCTGGGGAATCTGGTGAAGAACGGCATAGAGGCTGCGCCCGAGGGAGGACGAGTGCGCATATCGGTCCAGGCTGCACTGTCGCAGTCCAACGGCCAGCCCACTTCCCAGGTGCGTATAAGCATTAGCGACAATGGCCCCGGCATCCCGCCCAACATCCGAGCCAAGCTGTTCCAGCCGTTCGTGAGTGAGAAGCTGGAGGGCACCGGGCTAGGCCTATCCGTGGCCAAGAGGATCATTGACGAGCACGGCGGTTGCATAGAGGTGGACACCAGCCCGAACCAGGGCACAACCTTCACCGTAGTCTTGCCCGCCGTCACAGAGCGAGGATAG
- a CDS encoding sigma-54-dependent Fis family transcriptional regulator has translation MPGSILIVEDEPATRFFLSQALLDEGHDVHEAGTAGEALDRLNQLPVDLVILDLRLPDRSGMELLPEIMAHDPDLPVIFLTAHGSVQEAVQAMKLRACDFISKPPDLPTLKRTIAHLLRNTQLQREVERLRSSPSDSAHPFVTGKTRPMIRILDMVERVAPTSTSVLICGENGTGKERIANLIHARSPRAGKPFVPINCAAIPENLLESELFGSVRGAFTNATARKGLIEQAHGGTLFLDEISAMKPDMQVKLLRVLEDRTVRRLGATSDINVDVRIIAASNRDLKAMIEQRTFREDLYYRLAVFTIVLPPLRERVEDIPDIAAAYIDYFNRQTGRFVQGLTPEALACLEAHSWPGNIRELRNVIERAVILAEGDEIGLEHLPPEVTRLSLAATRRDRSSSGKSEPLAGSLWDVERRLIAEAMERCGGDRAAAARALGITEDELCRRMTTQY, from the coding sequence ATGCCTGGTAGCATACTGATAGTGGAGGACGAGCCAGCCACCCGCTTCTTCCTGTCTCAGGCTCTCCTGGACGAGGGTCACGACGTGCATGAAGCCGGGACCGCCGGCGAAGCCCTTGACCGCCTGAACCAGCTGCCAGTGGATCTGGTGATTCTGGACCTGCGCCTCCCGGATCGCTCCGGCATGGAGCTGCTCCCGGAGATCATGGCTCACGACCCCGACCTGCCGGTGATATTCCTCACCGCCCACGGTAGCGTGCAGGAAGCGGTTCAGGCGATGAAGCTGCGCGCCTGCGACTTCATCTCCAAGCCCCCGGATCTGCCCACCTTGAAGCGCACCATTGCCCACCTGCTCCGCAACACCCAGTTGCAGAGAGAGGTGGAGCGATTGCGATCCAGTCCCTCCGACTCCGCCCATCCCTTCGTCACGGGCAAGACCCGGCCCATGATCCGCATTCTGGACATGGTCGAGCGGGTAGCCCCTACGTCGACCAGCGTTCTCATCTGTGGCGAGAACGGGACCGGAAAGGAGCGCATAGCCAACCTTATCCACGCACGAAGCCCACGGGCCGGTAAGCCCTTCGTGCCCATCAACTGCGCCGCCATCCCGGAGAATCTCTTGGAGAGCGAGCTTTTCGGTAGCGTCAGGGGCGCGTTCACCAATGCCACCGCGCGCAAGGGCCTCATCGAACAGGCCCACGGGGGCACCTTGTTCCTCGATGAGATCAGCGCCATGAAGCCCGACATGCAAGTCAAGCTTCTGCGAGTTCTCGAGGACAGGACGGTCCGGCGCCTGGGCGCGACAAGCGACATCAACGTCGATGTCCGCATCATCGCTGCCTCCAATCGGGACCTCAAGGCTATGATCGAACAGCGGACCTTTCGAGAGGATCTGTACTATCGGCTGGCCGTGTTCACCATCGTCCTGCCGCCCCTCCGCGAGCGCGTGGAAGACATCCCCGATATCGCCGCCGCCTACATTGACTACTTCAACCGACAGACAGGCCGCTTCGTGCAGGGGCTCACGCCGGAGGCGCTCGCCTGCCTGGAGGCGCACTCCTGGCCTGGCAACATCCGCGAGCTTCGCAACGTGATAGAGCGAGCCGTGATCCTGGCTGAGGGCGATGAGATAGGCCTGGAGCATCTACCGCCGGAGGTAACCAGGCTCAGCCTCGCTGCAACTAGGAGAGACCGCAGCAGCTCAGGCAAGAGCGAGCCTCTAGCTGGCTCGCTGTGGGACGTGGAGCGGCGGCTCATTGCGGAAGCCATGGAGCGCTGTGGCGGCGATCGCGCCGCAGCGGCCCGGGCCCTGGGCATCACCGAAGACGAGCTCTGTCGCCGGATGACCACCCAGTACTGA
- a CDS encoding response regulator → MTPPGTHIIARGLAALMAPQRILLVDDQPSILHFLRCGLEEHWPACLVDVAGSAEQAQPLLASQTYDAIVTDYHLGDGDGVQLARLAKQYLPRVSIVLVSASRHTLAAAEADARRAGVGLLLAKPFDLSQLVRALECPASVTQCHSR, encoded by the coding sequence GTGACGCCGCCTGGCACCCACATCATCGCCCGAGGGTTGGCTGCACTCATGGCCCCACAGCGCATTCTCCTGGTTGACGACCAGCCCAGTATCCTGCACTTCCTACGTTGCGGCCTGGAGGAGCACTGGCCCGCTTGCCTTGTCGACGTGGCCGGCAGCGCCGAGCAAGCGCAGCCACTCCTCGCTAGCCAGACCTACGATGCCATCGTTACCGACTATCACCTCGGCGATGGGGACGGCGTGCAGTTGGCCCGCCTGGCCAAACAGTACTTGCCCCGGGTCTCCATCGTCTTGGTCAGCGCATCCAGACACACCCTCGCAGCGGCCGAGGCCGACGCCCGCCGGGCCGGAGTTGGCCTCCTGCTAGCCAAGCCCTTCGACCTCAGCCAGCTCGTGCGTGCGCTGGAATGCCCCGCCTCGGTCACCCAATGCCATTCGCGATAG